Below is a window of Brachyspira pilosicoli DNA.
GCAAATTCATCTAACTCTTCACGAGTAATAGACCAATCATCACAAATATTTTCTGCTGTAATACCCATGTGATAATTATGAAAAGCATCAGTTAAAGCATCATTAACCATAGTATCCACAATAGTGTTATTTCCCATTCTATAACCATAACGAGCATTTTTCAAAGCATAAGGAGCCATACTCATATTTTCAGTACCTCCCGCAACAACTATATCAGCATTACCGGCAAGTATCATATTAGCAGCTATATTAACAGCATCAAGCCCAGAACCGCAAACAACATTAAGAGTCATAGCAGGAACTTCTACAGGCAACCCAGCTTTAATAGAACATTGACGAGCAACGTTTTGTCCCTGTGAAGCTTGTATTACACAGCCCATATAAACCATATCAACTTGATTAGGTTCTACTTTAGCTCTTTTTAAAGCTTCCTTAATAACTATAGCTCCTAACTCTGCAGCAGGAACAGTACTCAATGAGCCCCCCATACTTCCTATAGGTGTACGGCAAGCACTAGCTATTACTACTTTCTTAGCCATAATAAAAATCTCCCAAAAAAAATAATTTATTCACATCTTATATATTTTTATTTTTTATAATATGCTTTTTTTAGTATAGTACATTTTTATTTCTAATTCAATAAAATAAACATTTTTTTTATTATACCCTTATATAGTATAATATTATTCTAAAATCTACACACTTAATAAATTAAAAAATAATATTTATGTTAACATAACGTAATATAATATCATTATAAATACAATAAAATATTATTAAATTTATGTTTTATTATTGACATATAAAATATTATTATTTATATTATATATTATTAAAAATATAAATAGTTCGTTTGGGAGAGGTTTTATGATAATAGGAAAAGCACAATACGAAGAATATCTAACAAATTTTACTGATGAAAAAGTATTTTTTAGTATAAACGAGGGAGAGGGATATATAAAAAATACAAATGCTTCTTCTGTAGTATTATCATTAAAGCTATGCAATCTATATGGAGTTTTAAATACATTAAAACAAAAAAATATTAATTCATATTTAAAAGACTTTTATAGTAAATCATTACCTATAATAAACAACAAATACGGCGGAAAAATTGACCAAATTTCAGCTCAATATATAGTAGCAGTTTTTTCAGACAATTTTAAATTTAGAAATACAACATATAGCGATATTTTAAAAGATGCCTATAGCTGTGCCAAAGAATTAATATCAACATTAAAAGCAAACAGATACATCGTAAGCATATCCATAGCTATGGGAGACTTATGCTTTTGTCAGGTTTCAGATACTGAAGTATTATTTAATGAAGTGGTATGCATGGGAGAACCTATGCTGCTTGCAAATAGATTAATAAATATAGCAGATGCAAATGAAATATTAGTTCCAGAAAATATTAACCAAATGGTTTATGCTGATAAAGAATTAAGAGCTTCTTGGTCTGTAAGTTCACAAGAATATAATTTTAATGAACTTGGAAATCATTATATAAAGAAATTAATAAAATTATAACTTATCATTAACATACATTTTATATGTATAAATAAATGATAAGTTATATAAAACAAAAATCACATATAGAATATTTCAGGCTCAGCTCTCCTTTCGAACTGTTCTTCTAATTCATGCTGATGGTATAAATAACCCTCATCATCATAATATCTACATTTTTCTGGGCATTTTTTGATACAAGCACCGCATTTTGTACATATACCAACATATTTACTCACATCATTAAAATCAATAGACCCCATAGGGCAAACATGAGCACATATTTTGCAATTGGTACATTTTGACAAATTAACTTTAGGTTTTACTTTTAATATATCAATAGCATGTTCGTGTCTGTCTCTTGGTGTATAATAAGGACGAATAGGGTCATTTCCTCTCACTTTAATAGGTTCAGTAGGTATATTATCTACATTTGTTATTTTTTCTACTATTTTATCTACAAAATCTAAAGCAATTTGCATATCTTTTTCATCAGGTCTATTAGCTCCCAAAGTATAAGAGAAAGCATGCTCTCCAACAAAACCAGCCCCCGCTATAGTATGAAATCCATTACACTCCAATATATTTCTAAGTTCAATTAAAGCATCATCAAAATTTCTATTACCAAAAAGCACCACAGGTATAGCCAAAGCACCATTTCCTTTAATATTATTTTTTAAGTAAGGAAGCATTATATTCGGAACTCTTCCAGCATAAGTAGGAGTTCCACATACTACTAAATCATTTTCTTCAAACTCAAGAACCTTCTCTCTTCTTTTAGGTAAGCTATAATTATATTTTTCACATTCAACATTAAGTTTTTTAGCAACATTTTCAGCTATAAAAGAAACAATCTTTTGAGTAGTACCTGTAGCGCTGTAATATACAGCATATACTTTTTTCACTATCATAATATACCCCCATAGCACTTTTATATATTATATTATAATTATGTAAATAAATATATATAAGTCAAGTAAAAACTAAATAAAAGCTAAAAATAAAAAATAAAAACAATGTTTTTGTGAAATATAAAATATAAAAATAACAAAATAATAACACATAAATGAAAATTTAAAAAATAATATATAATAAATTCTAATTGACAATTAAAATTTATTTTACTATACTAGAGTATATCAAAAAATAAATTAAGTGGGAGATTTCATGGATTATATCAAACTTTATAATCAAAAATTAACCTCGCCATATGAAGCCGTTAAGGTAATAAAATCTGGTGACTGGATAGATTACGGTTGGGTAACTGCTACTCCAATAGAATTAGATAAAGCTTTAGCAGAAAGAATGCCTGATTTAACAGATATAAACATCAGAGGCGGTATATTATGCTGGGAGCCTCAAATATTCAAAATTCTTAACCCAGAAAAACATTTCACTTGGAACTCTTGGCACATGTCTGGTATAGAAAGAAAGGCAATATCAAGAGGGTTTTGTTTTTATGACCCTATTCGTTATTCTGAAATGCCTAGATATTATAGAGATTTACCTCGCGGTATAGATGTGGCTATGTTCCAAGTTGGACCTATGGACGAAAATGGTTATTTTAGTTTTGGTCCTAATGCTTCACATATGCAAGCTGTTATAGAAAGGTCAAAATGCGTTATAGTTGAAGTAAATGAGAATATGCCTCGCTGTTTAGGCGCTGACCATATTGGCGGAGAATCTGTACATATTAATCAAGTTGATATGATAGTAGAAGGAGATAATCCTGCTATAGTAGAATTAGGAGGAGGCGGTGCTGCTACTGAGGTAGATAAAACCGTAGCTAAACTTATAGTAGAAGAAATACCTAATGGTGCTTGTATACAGTTAGGTATTGGAGGCATGCCTAATGCTGTAGGTTCACTTATAGCAGAATCTGATTTAAAAGATTTGGGGGTACATACAGAAATGTATGTTGATGCTTTCGTTGATATATCATTGGCTGGTAAAATAACTGGAAATAAAAAGAATATAGACAGAGGAAGACAAACTTATGCTTTTGGTGCTGGTACTAAAAAGTTATATGATTTCCTTCATAATAACCCTCAATGTTTGTCTGCTCCTGTAGATTATACTAATGATGTAAGAGTAATATCTTCTATAGATAATTTTATGTCTATAAACAATGCTGTTGAAATAGATTTATTCGGTCAGGTAAGTGCTGAATCTACTGGTACTAAACATATAAGCGGTGCTGGCGGACAATTAGACTTTGTATTGGGTGCTTATCTTTCAAAAGGCGGTAAAAGCTTCATTTGTTTATCATCAACAGTAAAAGGCAAAGATGGTACTTTACAATCAAGAATAGTTCCAAGTTTTGCTAATGGCACTATTATTACAGATACAAGGGCTAATACTCATTATGTTGTAACTGAGTATGGTAAAGTGAATTTAAAAGGTTTAAGCACTTGGCAAAGAGCTGAGGCTTTAATATCAATAGCTCATCCAGATTTTAGAGAAGAGTTAATTAAAAAAGCTCAAGAATGTAATATCTGGAGAAACAGCAATAAATAAGAAAATTAGTTTAATTCATAAATAAAACAAATTAATTAAAAAAGGAGAAGCAAATGTTTAAAACAACTGAACAACACGAAGAGTTTCGTGCTAAGGTCAGAGCTTGGGCTGAAGAAGTAGTAAAACCTATAGCTGTAGAGCTTGACCTTGATAATAAATTTCCAGATGAAGCTGTAAAAGAAATGGGAAAAAAGAAATTAGACATTATGGGTATACCATATGCTAAAGAATATGGCGGAGCAGGACTAGACGTTATTAGTTATGCTATAGCCGTAGAAGAACTTTCAAGAGTTGACGGTGGTGTTGGTGTAATTTTATCAGCTCACACTTCTTTGGGTTCTTACCCTATCGCTGCTTTCGGTACTGAAGAACAAAAGAAAAAATATTTAACTCCTCTCGCTAAAGGAGAAAAAATAGGTGCTTTCGGTTTAACTGAGCCTGAAGCTGGTTCTGATGCAGGCGGTACAGAAACTACTGCTGTATTAAATGGCGACCACTACATATTAAACGGTGAAAAAATATTCATCACTAATGCTCCTAAAGCTGATACTTATGTAGTATTTGCTGTTACTACTCCTGGTATTGGTACTAAAGGTATTAGTGCTTTCATAGTAGAAAAAGGTTGGGAAGGTTTTGAGTTTGGTGAACATTATAACAAACTTGGTATACGTTCATCTTCTACTGCTCAATTGCTTTTCTCTGATGTTAAAGTTCCTAAAGAAAACTTACTTGGTAAAGAAGGACAAGGTTTCAAAATTGCTATGCAAACTCTTGACGGCGGTCGTATAGGTATTGCTGCTCAAGCTTTAGGTATAGCTCAAGGAGCTTATGAGGCTGCTTTAGAATATGCTAAAGATAGAATACAGTTCGGACGCCCTATAGCTCAGCAGCAGGCTGTTGCTTTCAAACTTTCTGATATGGCTACTAAATTACGTGCTGCAAGATTACTTGTTTACAGTGCTGCTTATCTTAAAGAAAAACATGAACCTTATGGTATGGAAGCTGCTATGGCTAAACAGTATGCTTCTGATATAGGTTTGGAAGTTGTTAATGATG
It encodes the following:
- a CDS encoding EFR1 family ferrodoxin (N-terminal region resembles flavodoxins. C-terminal ferrodoxin region binds two 4Fe-4S clusters.), with protein sequence MIVKKVYAVYYSATGTTQKIVSFIAENVAKKLNVECEKYNYSLPKRREKVLEFEENDLVVCGTPTYAGRVPNIMLPYLKNNIKGNGALAIPVVLFGNRNFDDALIELRNILECNGFHTIAGAGFVGEHAFSYTLGANRPDEKDMQIALDFVDKIVEKITNVDNIPTEPIKVRGNDPIRPYYTPRDRHEHAIDILKVKPKVNLSKCTNCKICAHVCPMGSIDFNDVSKYVGICTKCGACIKKCPEKCRYYDDEGYLYHQHELEEQFERRAEPEIFYM
- a CDS encoding butyryl-CoA:acetate CoA-transferase, which produces MDYIKLYNQKLTSPYEAVKVIKSGDWIDYGWVTATPIELDKALAERMPDLTDINIRGGILCWEPQIFKILNPEKHFTWNSWHMSGIERKAISRGFCFYDPIRYSEMPRYYRDLPRGIDVAMFQVGPMDENGYFSFGPNASHMQAVIERSKCVIVEVNENMPRCLGADHIGGESVHINQVDMIVEGDNPAIVELGGGGAATEVDKTVAKLIVEEIPNGACIQLGIGGMPNAVGSLIAESDLKDLGVHTEMYVDAFVDISLAGKITGNKKNIDRGRQTYAFGAGTKKLYDFLHNNPQCLSAPVDYTNDVRVISSIDNFMSINNAVEIDLFGQVSAESTGTKHISGAGGQLDFVLGAYLSKGGKSFICLSSTVKGKDGTLQSRIVPSFANGTIITDTRANTHYVVTEYGKVNLKGLSTWQRAEALISIAHPDFREELIKKAQECNIWRNSNK